A section of the Verrucomicrobiia bacterium genome encodes:
- a CDS encoding polysaccharide biosynthesis/export family protein, which produces MNKTLYTIAASAVLMASLAGCAHRNATFNSLDSAEAPKAAAPEMVTVTNHIDAAWLAAPTNLFTLGPGDRLEIELLDEPASKSTTVVGPDGKLYFNLLPGLDVWGLSLGQAKQLIEQNLANYIRGTPRINITLREVASQRVWILGRVQAPGVYTMSGPMTLLEAISGAGGSLTFAGAREVSGGPLGEDLADLKRSFIVRNGSLLPVDFDRLLTEGDLSQNIYLQPDDFVYFAPAFAREVYVLGAVVQPRPVIYHDGLSLAGAVAGAYGTVRDAYLNHVVVVRGSVSQPEVAVVDYKAIVNGRAADVALQPHDIVYVPFSPYRYLRKYAEIALNTFVNSVAINAGTRLGPRPAAGVGAGVFIPVGSGIQITPPAAPPIR; this is translated from the coding sequence ATGAACAAAACACTGTACACAATTGCCGCCAGCGCAGTGCTGATGGCTTCCCTCGCTGGCTGCGCGCACAGGAACGCTACGTTCAACTCGCTCGATTCCGCTGAGGCCCCGAAAGCTGCCGCTCCGGAAATGGTGACTGTAACGAATCATATCGATGCGGCGTGGCTGGCGGCGCCGACCAATCTCTTCACGCTCGGGCCTGGTGACCGGCTTGAGATTGAACTGCTGGACGAGCCGGCATCGAAAAGCACAACCGTCGTGGGACCCGACGGCAAATTATATTTTAACCTGCTTCCCGGCCTCGATGTTTGGGGGCTTTCGCTGGGTCAGGCGAAGCAGTTGATTGAGCAGAACCTCGCCAACTACATTCGCGGAACGCCGCGCATCAACATCACTTTGCGCGAAGTGGCGAGTCAAAGGGTCTGGATTCTCGGCCGCGTTCAGGCGCCGGGAGTTTACACCATGTCAGGTCCAATGACGCTGCTGGAGGCTATTTCAGGCGCGGGCGGATCGCTGACGTTTGCCGGCGCTCGCGAAGTGAGTGGCGGGCCTTTGGGCGAGGATCTTGCAGACTTGAAACGCAGCTTCATCGTCCGCAATGGAAGCCTTCTCCCCGTCGATTTCGACCGTCTCCTCACCGAAGGCGATCTTTCCCAGAACATTTACCTGCAACCCGACGACTTCGTTTACTTCGCTCCCGCGTTTGCGCGCGAGGTCTATGTGCTTGGCGCGGTGGTGCAGCCGAGGCCGGTTATCTACCACGACGGATTATCCCTGGCCGGCGCCGTAGCAGGAGCTTATGGAACGGTTCGTGACGCTTACCTGAACCACGTGGTGGTGGTGCGCGGTTCCGTCAGCCAGCCTGAGGTTGCGGTCGTGGACTACAAAGCGATCGTCAATGGACGCGCGGCGGACGTTGCGCTGCAACCCCATGACATCGTGTATGTGCCATTCTCGCCGTATCGCTATTTGCGAAAGTATGCAGAGATCGCATTGAACACGTTTGTGAATTCCGTTGCCATCAATGCGGGAACCCGGCTGGGACCGCGCCCGGCAGCAGGGGTTGGCGCGGGCGTGTTTATTCCCGTCGGCAGCGGCATTCAGATCACACCGCCAGCGGCTCCACCGATTCGGTGA
- a CDS encoding DUF2167 domain-containing protein: MAFLQFNPSAPVAHAAMLQTGQPDLVNWVYGPGLADVGPAAQIQVPQGFRFANAADAAILLRAGGNPTPATLAGLLMPTSSGYMVVFEYTPIGYVKTGDREKVDSESALSALQNSLREQRNTATLEWAKAPIFDGSRRSLEWAVAVTTGQRKSVNHTLRLLGREGVLDAIAIHNSGSAAAIPLKQLLAGVTFKPGFAYNDYRKGDRVSQHRLSDLAASEAPAPYTARLSYLWPSIGGGTAVLIGCSALIVARRRHRTRRVRSGPGPVRILLNAAASRRLEYSYPGHTNGSHNGSANGNGSTNGNGHSNGTNGNGKLRRRRTFDYQRFYSDLMSEVSDRSQVSPAIPARRVATAPIATVNKAEPELNSAVANLGLIDHQKRLIEEQQRLIREQAKLIEEKTRLIQEKNQVLDKQAELFGNIF, from the coding sequence TTGGCTTTCCTCCAATTTAACCCCTCGGCGCCTGTCGCTCATGCGGCGATGCTGCAAACAGGCCAGCCAGATTTAGTCAATTGGGTCTATGGGCCCGGGCTGGCCGACGTCGGGCCTGCCGCCCAGATTCAGGTTCCGCAAGGTTTCCGCTTTGCGAACGCCGCCGATGCCGCGATTCTTCTTCGAGCAGGCGGCAATCCCACACCGGCGACTCTCGCCGGACTGCTGATGCCGACGAGTTCGGGATACATGGTGGTGTTCGAGTACACGCCCATCGGCTACGTAAAGACTGGCGACCGTGAAAAGGTGGATTCCGAGAGCGCACTATCGGCGCTGCAGAACAGCCTGCGGGAGCAACGCAACACGGCCACGCTTGAATGGGCAAAAGCTCCGATTTTCGATGGATCCCGCCGCAGCCTTGAATGGGCGGTCGCGGTAACGACTGGCCAGCGAAAATCCGTGAATCACACGCTGCGTCTGCTGGGCCGCGAAGGTGTCTTGGACGCCATTGCAATTCACAATTCCGGTTCGGCCGCGGCGATTCCGCTGAAGCAGTTGCTGGCGGGAGTGACATTCAAGCCGGGTTTTGCTTACAACGACTATCGCAAGGGTGATCGCGTTTCGCAGCACAGGCTGTCGGATCTCGCAGCCTCCGAGGCCCCCGCGCCCTACACCGCCCGGCTTTCGTATCTTTGGCCAAGCATCGGAGGCGGCACTGCGGTGCTGATTGGATGCAGCGCGCTAATCGTGGCACGCCGGCGGCATCGCACACGTCGTGTGCGGTCTGGTCCCGGTCCCGTCCGCATCTTGCTGAATGCAGCTGCATCGCGGCGCCTTGAGTATTCCTATCCCGGCCACACCAATGGAAGTCACAATGGCTCGGCGAACGGAAACGGAAGCACGAATGGAAATGGGCATTCGAACGGAACCAATGGGAATGGAAAGCTCCGCCGCCGCCGCACCTTCGACTACCAGCGCTTTTATTCCGATCTCATGTCTGAGGTTTCAGACCGCTCACAGGTGAGCCCCGCGATTCCAGCCCGCCGCGTTGCCACGGCTCCGATTGCCACCGTCAACAAAGCTGAGCCGGAATTGAATTCTGCGGTTGCCAATCTCGGATTGATTGATCATCAGAAGCGCCTCATTGAGGAGCAGCAGCGCCTGATTCGTGAGCAGGCAAAACTGATTGAAGAGAAGACCCGCTTGATCCAGGAGAAGAACCAGGTGCTGGACAAACAGGCTGAACTTTTCGGCAACATTTTCTAG
- a CDS encoding glycoside hydrolase family 9 protein — protein sequence MAFSLAAAPAVDVNNTMEYAVQVSARTEMTPAQITLDWVQDSAVAPESYTLFRRSPNSDSWGDGITLPGSQTSFVDEGVSAGSAYEYQIVKKTRGYTGYGYIQAGIRVPVEEYRGKLLLVVDNTHAATLSTELERLRQDITGDGWTVIRIDVDRSATVEAVKGQIKAQYDLDPSNVKAVFLFGHVPVPYSGNIVPDGHYREHEGAWPCDGYYADMDGVWTDQTVDVRIANDSRNHNTPGDGKFDQSIFPSELELMIGRVDLANMPGRLSAQGTPTFRDECELLRNYLNKNHGFRTAQFGAPERAFVGDYFGARDGEAFAASGWRNFAPFFGPSNIQALRQPGTWISTLSSNACLWAYGCGSGSYTSIGGIGRVGGYADGLTTEMVNSNVKTVFAMLYGSWLGDWDSEDNILRAVLATPEYGLASVWSGRPHWFMHHMALGQPIGFSALLTQNNGNSGLYRNQRNSCAGWTHTALMGDPTLRMHVVAPPTEVAAHLSNNAVILSWTAAAADDAIEGYNVYRAANESEPFVRVNKEVIKGNSFIDADAALGAHAYMVRAVKLQASASGTYVNLSQGAIVPAFSAPQEIAVATNVPAVVEETPAVSEISGELLSATGETSDALWYNDSLPAGAIRDSSGGDNWAWVTSNPAPFSGSAAHQSAIASGLHQHFFSAATPMNVAGGDRLIAYVYVDPSNVPQQLMLQWSDGNWEHRAYWGDNHLWWGTDGTASSRRMGAMPPAGQWVRLEVPAVQVGLEGRPVSGMAFTLFGGRATFDYVGRATTTQTATPPPATNNVPSTIGDVSWVNDALPSGAVGDSSGGDTWDWVASNPSPQLGAKAHQSTASAGLHQHFFTSASPLAVGSGDKLYTYVYLDPANPPSQVMLQWYDGSWEHRAYWGDNHLWWGTDGTANSWRAGPLPAAGQWARLEVPAAKVGLENRSLTGMAFTLFGGKAAWDNAGKSGSAPVTPPVTNSTPANPGNGTSTNSTPSVPPATSNSVPVINTNQPVTTTTNFPAVSLASTNPLLPGTSVIDNLLLQMPKVGDYGLHVLTPTLLELKLFTTKDPNAASVSTWNLVNGALTFIAPGLNEFVVTANGQPVGVTAVGFKRRPLYAPLVNYDLRIENSLYLQLSAPLSDNQTVVVRNPTASLWTTNMTYAAAVDPLRYSPAIHVNHEGYMPGYSKKSMVGYYIGNLGELNVIPSAGFKLVNAKTGATVFNGNLTQRSDVGYSYTPKPYQLVYEADFTSFNVPGEYRLVVPGMGASLPFNITEGVAMNFARAYALGLYHQRCGADNVLPFTRHTHEKCHVAPADVPASSAQFPFTWSKIAEYANIINPDNPQSSARKLTGPDAQLYPFVRTGKIDVSGGHHDAGDYSKYTLNSVALIHYLTFAADSLPGVKSLDNLGIPESGDGISDMLQEAKWEADFLAKMQDSDGGFYFLVYPHNREYEGNVLPENGDPQLVWPKTATATASSVAALAEIGSSPAFKAHYPHAAALYMQKAQLGWQFLMNAIAQHGRNGIYQKITHYGDDFGDNDELAWAAASLFAATGDPQYQQKLMEFLPDPTHPSTFRWGWWRLFLCYGNAVRNYAFAVRSGRLQPNQVNAAYMAKCESVIVAAGDDYVTWSKQNAYGTSFPEATKRVRGAGWYFSGEQTFDLTVAYQITAKPDYITAILANMNFEGGCNPVNVSYVTGMGWKRERDAVSQYAANDRRLIPPTGQPIGNIQWGFSYLDLYRGTLAGLTFPHDEATVAPHPFYDRWADSWNVSTEYVTFLQARSLATYGFLAAQTSLKTQPWKSAQAHIVIPQGTITGPVTFSLQAPGLDLSDARIVWETRDGDPYIGPTYSFTPRNNGTQWIEAEAQLPDGRRVFATAEFTARTPNVVWIDDALPAGADPASDGGDSWSWISGSPTPVSGTLAHESGVVGAIHQHFFRNATATMKVETGSVLYAYIYLDPANPPTSAMLQWYDGNSWEYRAYWGANNIPYGVDGTVSRRRIGDLPAAGQWVQLRIPANQVGLEGKTLSGMAFTLNGGRAYWDAAGLINPSATNAPGNTNSTLPVVTVSGADGALLGNKPGRFTFTRSGNTSSPLNITYSLSGPAASGVTQAAAATTQTLSAAGQPATSSIIAAPTVTIPAGATSATLTVNPTPATNLVEPKSVTATVAATGTYQVGTPANATVVIAGNAVDQAALSVTAGSPRLSWASTAGAAYRIAYKNSLGDPAWTYLPNSITATGSQTSWTDTSKTGQRFYLILQVQ from the coding sequence GTGGCGTTTTCCCTCGCAGCGGCACCGGCCGTCGACGTTAACAACACCATGGAATATGCGGTCCAGGTGAGCGCCCGAACCGAGATGACCCCGGCGCAAATCACGCTGGATTGGGTTCAGGACTCTGCCGTTGCCCCGGAAAGCTATACGCTTTTTCGCCGCTCGCCCAATTCCGACTCGTGGGGCGATGGCATCACGCTTCCTGGTTCGCAAACCTCGTTTGTCGATGAAGGCGTTTCAGCCGGCAGCGCTTACGAATACCAGATCGTGAAGAAGACCCGCGGTTACACCGGCTACGGATACATCCAGGCCGGCATTCGCGTCCCCGTTGAAGAATATCGTGGAAAGCTCCTGCTCGTTGTCGACAACACCCATGCTGCCACTCTTTCAACCGAGCTCGAACGATTGCGCCAGGATATCACCGGCGATGGTTGGACTGTGATCCGCATTGACGTGGATCGGTCCGCTACGGTGGAAGCAGTGAAAGGCCAAATCAAGGCGCAGTACGATCTCGATCCGTCGAATGTCAAAGCCGTGTTCCTCTTTGGACACGTTCCGGTTCCCTACTCTGGCAACATTGTTCCCGACGGCCATTACCGCGAACACGAAGGCGCATGGCCTTGCGACGGTTATTACGCTGACATGGACGGTGTCTGGACGGATCAGACGGTTGATGTGCGGATCGCGAACGATTCCCGAAATCACAACACGCCTGGTGATGGAAAGTTCGATCAATCGATCTTCCCGTCTGAATTGGAACTGATGATTGGCCGTGTGGACCTGGCGAACATGCCGGGCCGGCTGAGCGCGCAGGGCACCCCGACGTTTCGCGACGAATGTGAACTTCTCCGCAATTACCTGAACAAGAATCATGGATTTCGGACGGCGCAGTTTGGAGCCCCCGAGCGGGCATTTGTCGGCGACTACTTTGGAGCTCGCGATGGCGAGGCGTTTGCCGCAAGCGGCTGGCGAAATTTCGCTCCGTTCTTCGGCCCTTCCAACATTCAGGCTCTCCGCCAGCCCGGCACCTGGATATCCACTCTCAGCAGCAACGCCTGCCTGTGGGCTTACGGTTGCGGCTCCGGCAGCTACACCAGCATCGGCGGGATCGGCCGGGTCGGCGGTTATGCCGATGGTCTCACGACTGAAATGGTCAACAGCAACGTGAAGACCGTTTTCGCCATGCTCTACGGAAGCTGGCTCGGAGACTGGGATTCTGAAGACAACATCCTGCGCGCGGTGCTCGCGACCCCCGAATACGGTTTGGCGAGTGTTTGGTCCGGCCGCCCTCATTGGTTCATGCATCACATGGCCCTCGGTCAACCCATCGGCTTCAGCGCTTTGCTGACACAGAACAATGGCAACTCAGGCCTGTACAGGAATCAACGAAACAGCTGCGCGGGATGGACGCACACCGCGCTTATGGGCGATCCCACCCTTCGCATGCATGTGGTGGCGCCGCCGACCGAAGTTGCTGCGCATCTCAGCAACAACGCCGTCATCTTGAGCTGGACTGCTGCTGCTGCAGACGATGCCATCGAAGGATACAACGTCTATCGGGCCGCGAATGAGTCCGAACCGTTCGTGCGCGTGAACAAGGAAGTCATTAAAGGCAACAGCTTCATTGATGCCGATGCCGCCCTGGGCGCTCATGCCTACATGGTGCGCGCGGTGAAACTGCAGGCCTCCGCCAGCGGGACTTACGTGAATCTGAGCCAGGGAGCAATCGTCCCGGCATTCAGTGCCCCGCAAGAAATTGCTGTTGCGACAAATGTCCCGGCGGTTGTCGAAGAAACGCCAGCCGTTTCAGAAATCTCAGGTGAATTGCTTTCCGCCACGGGCGAAACGTCAGATGCGCTTTGGTACAATGATTCGCTGCCAGCCGGTGCAATTCGCGATTCGAGCGGAGGTGACAACTGGGCGTGGGTGACAAGCAATCCAGCACCCTTCTCGGGATCCGCAGCCCATCAATCCGCAATCGCGTCCGGCCTGCACCAGCATTTCTTCAGCGCCGCAACACCGATGAACGTTGCCGGAGGCGACCGATTGATTGCTTACGTTTACGTCGATCCCAGCAACGTTCCGCAACAGCTGATGCTGCAATGGAGCGATGGGAACTGGGAACACCGCGCCTACTGGGGCGACAATCATCTTTGGTGGGGAACCGACGGAACCGCCAGTTCACGCCGAATGGGCGCAATGCCGCCAGCCGGGCAATGGGTTCGCCTTGAAGTGCCCGCAGTCCAGGTGGGACTCGAAGGCCGACCCGTGTCGGGAATGGCGTTCACTCTATTCGGAGGACGTGCCACATTCGATTACGTGGGCCGCGCAACAACCACGCAAACCGCCACGCCTCCTCCCGCCACAAACAACGTTCCGTCAACGATTGGAGACGTGAGTTGGGTCAACGACGCCCTGCCGTCCGGCGCTGTCGGGGACAGCAGCGGTGGCGACACATGGGACTGGGTGGCGAGCAATCCCTCTCCGCAACTCGGAGCCAAGGCGCATCAGTCCACCGCGAGTGCCGGCCTGCACCAGCATTTCTTCACCTCCGCAAGCCCGCTGGCGGTGGGTTCCGGCGACAAGCTTTATACCTACGTCTATCTCGATCCCGCCAATCCGCCCAGCCAGGTCATGCTGCAATGGTATGACGGCTCGTGGGAACATCGCGCGTATTGGGGCGACAACCACTTGTGGTGGGGCACGGACGGGACCGCGAATTCATGGCGTGCAGGTCCGCTTCCGGCGGCCGGACAATGGGCACGTCTCGAAGTGCCTGCCGCAAAAGTCGGCCTGGAAAACCGTTCACTCACGGGAATGGCCTTTACGCTGTTTGGCGGCAAGGCGGCCTGGGATAACGCGGGAAAATCCGGCTCGGCCCCCGTTACTCCACCCGTCACCAACAGCACGCCGGCGAACCCGGGGAACGGAACGAGCACGAACTCGACGCCCAGTGTTCCTCCTGCAACCAGCAATTCGGTTCCGGTGATCAACACCAATCAGCCCGTAACGACCACGACCAATTTCCCTGCAGTGTCGCTGGCCAGCACCAATCCGCTCCTGCCCGGCACCAGCGTGATCGACAACCTTCTATTGCAGATGCCGAAGGTCGGCGACTACGGCCTGCACGTGCTTACGCCAACGCTCCTTGAATTGAAGCTCTTCACCACCAAGGACCCGAACGCGGCAAGCGTTTCGACCTGGAACCTCGTCAACGGCGCGCTGACGTTCATCGCACCTGGCTTGAACGAGTTTGTGGTGACTGCCAATGGACAGCCGGTCGGCGTCACAGCCGTTGGATTCAAACGCCGCCCTCTGTATGCGCCGCTCGTCAACTATGACCTGCGCATCGAAAACTCGCTGTATCTCCAGCTCAGCGCGCCATTGTCGGACAACCAGACGGTGGTCGTCAGAAATCCCACGGCGTCGCTCTGGACCACCAACATGACCTACGCGGCCGCGGTGGATCCGCTGCGCTACAGCCCCGCGATTCACGTGAACCATGAAGGTTACATGCCCGGCTATTCCAAGAAGTCCATGGTGGGTTACTACATCGGAAATCTGGGCGAACTGAACGTGATACCCTCCGCTGGATTCAAGCTGGTGAATGCAAAGACGGGAGCAACGGTCTTTAACGGAAACCTGACCCAGCGTTCCGACGTGGGCTACAGCTACACACCCAAGCCGTATCAGCTCGTGTATGAAGCTGACTTCACCAGCTTCAATGTGCCTGGCGAGTATCGGCTCGTGGTGCCCGGGATGGGAGCATCCCTGCCCTTCAACATCACCGAGGGCGTAGCCATGAACTTTGCGCGCGCATATGCGCTCGGCCTGTATCATCAACGTTGCGGCGCCGATAATGTCCTGCCCTTCACCCGCCATACTCACGAGAAGTGCCATGTGGCGCCGGCGGATGTGCCCGCGTCTTCCGCGCAATTTCCGTTCACGTGGAGCAAAATTGCGGAATACGCGAACATCATTAATCCCGACAATCCGCAGTCCAGCGCGCGCAAACTGACTGGTCCTGACGCGCAGCTCTATCCGTTCGTGCGCACCGGCAAGATCGACGTCTCCGGCGGACATCACGACGCCGGTGACTACAGCAAGTACACGCTCAACAGCGTGGCTTTGATTCATTACCTCACCTTCGCGGCGGATTCGCTGCCGGGTGTGAAATCCCTGGACAACCTCGGAATCCCGGAAAGCGGTGATGGGATCAGCGACATGCTTCAGGAAGCGAAATGGGAAGCGGACTTCCTCGCCAAGATGCAGGACAGCGACGGCGGATTCTACTTCCTCGTGTATCCGCACAATCGTGAATACGAAGGCAACGTCCTTCCGGAGAACGGCGATCCTCAGCTCGTGTGGCCCAAGACCGCCACGGCGACCGCTTCATCAGTGGCTGCACTCGCCGAGATCGGTTCCTCGCCGGCATTCAAGGCGCACTATCCGCACGCGGCGGCCCTCTACATGCAAAAGGCGCAGCTCGGGTGGCAGTTCCTGATGAACGCAATCGCACAGCACGGCCGCAATGGCATTTACCAGAAGATCACTCATTACGGTGACGACTTTGGTGACAACGACGAACTCGCCTGGGCTGCGGCTTCGCTGTTTGCCGCGACGGGCGATCCCCAGTATCAGCAGAAGCTCATGGAATTCCTGCCTGATCCCACGCACCCTTCGACATTTCGCTGGGGCTGGTGGCGCCTGTTCCTGTGCTATGGAAACGCCGTGCGCAACTACGCCTTCGCAGTTCGCAGCGGACGCCTCCAGCCGAATCAGGTGAACGCGGCCTACATGGCAAAGTGCGAATCGGTGATTGTCGCCGCGGGTGATGATTACGTCACCTGGTCGAAGCAGAACGCGTATGGAACCAGTTTCCCCGAGGCCACGAAACGTGTGCGGGGCGCGGGCTGGTATTTCTCAGGCGAACAGACGTTCGATCTCACCGTGGCGTATCAGATCACGGCGAAGCCGGATTACATCACGGCCATTCTCGCGAACATGAACTTCGAAGGCGGCTGCAATCCCGTAAACGTCTCGTATGTCACTGGCATGGGCTGGAAACGTGAACGCGACGCGGTCAGCCAGTACGCTGCAAATGATCGCCGCCTGATCCCTCCGACGGGGCAGCCGATTGGAAACATCCAATGGGGATTCAGTTACCTCGACCTATACCGTGGAACTCTTGCGGGTCTCACCTTCCCGCATGACGAAGCCACAGTGGCTCCGCATCCTTTTTACGATCGATGGGCGGACAGCTGGAACGTCAGCACGGAATATGTGACGTTCCTGCAGGCGCGCAGCCTCGCCACTTACGGATTTCTGGCGGCACAGACGTCCCTGAAGACGCAGCCATGGAAGTCCGCACAGGCGCATATTGTCATTCCGCAGGGAACCATCACAGGTCCTGTTACGTTCTCGCTGCAGGCGCCTGGGCTGGATCTCAGCGATGCGCGCATCGTGTGGGAAACCCGCGATGGCGATCCATACATTGGGCCCACCTATAGCTTCACGCCGCGGAACAACGGCACACAATGGATTGAAGCCGAAGCGCAATTGCCGGACGGGCGCCGGGTGTTTGCGACCGCGGAATTCACTGCGCGCACACCGAATGTGGTTTGGATCGACGACGCACTCCCCGCGGGAGCGGATCCGGCGTCCGACGGCGGCGATTCGTGGAGTTGGATCAGCGGCAGCCCGACCCCGGTTTCCGGCACGCTTGCCCACGAGTCGGGTGTGGTTGGCGCCATTCACCAGCACTTCTTCCGTAATGCGACCGCAACGATGAAAGTGGAGACGGGATCGGTGCTCTATGCATACATTTATCTCGACCCGGCTAATCCGCCAACCTCTGCGATGCTGCAATGGTACGACGGCAACTCATGGGAATATCGAGCATACTGGGGCGCCAATAATATCCCCTACGGCGTTGACGGAACCGTGAGTCGCCGCCGAATCGGGGATCTCCCCGCGGCCGGCCAATGGGTTCAACTTCGGATTCCAGCGAACCAAGTGGGCCTGGAAGGCAAGACCTTGTCAGGAATGGCGTTCACCCTGAATGGCGGGCGCGCCTATTGGGACGCGGCCGGACTGATCAACCCGTCGGCGACGAATGCGCCAGGCAACACCAATTCAACGCTGCCTGTCGTCACAGTCTCCGGCGCAGATGGCGCTCTGCTTGGCAACAAACCCGGCCGGTTTACGTTTACGCGTTCCGGCAACACGAGCTCTCCGTTGAACATCACGTACTCGCTGAGCGGACCCGCTGCGTCGGGAGTGACCCAAGCCGCAGCGGCGACAACGCAGACCCTCAGCGCTGCCGGCCAACCCGCCACCAGCAGCATCATCGCAGCGCCGACTGTGACCATTCCGGCGGGCGCGACGAGCGCGACGCTGACGGTGAATCCCACACCGGCGACGAACCTGGTGGAACCAAAGTCCGTCACTGCCACAGTGGCAGCGACCGGCACCTACCAGGTTGGAACACCGGCGAACGCGACGGTCGTGATTGCCGGGAACGCCGTTGATCAGGCGGCATTGAGCGTCACGGCAGGTTCACCGCGTCTTTCGTGGGCGAGCACGGCTGGCGCGGCTTACCGCATCGCTTACAAGAACAGCCTGGGTGATCCAGCCTGGACGTATCTGCCCAACTCGATCACAGCCACGGGATCACAGACATCCTGGACTGACACAAGCAAAACAGGGCAGCGATTCTACCTGATTCTGCAGGTTCAATAA
- a CDS encoding malate dehydrogenase — translation MNTAPIRVAVTGAAGQIGYSLLFRIASGAMFGPNQPVILNLIEIEPALPALQGVVMELDDCAFPLLKGIVATSSLDEGFRDVNWALLVGSVPRKAGMERKDLLGINGKIFVGQGNAIQKNASSDVRVLVVGNPCNTNCLIAMNNARSIPSDRWFAMTRLDENRAKTQLAKKASVGITAVTNLAVWGNHSATMYPDFHNAKIAGRPVTEVIGHHGWLENEFIATVQQRGAAIIKARGSSSAASAANAVVDSVRSIVTPTPTGDWNSLCVYSDGSYGIEKGLITSFPVRSNGKSVEIVQGLPINEFSRGKINNTVNELKEERSMVSELLPK, via the coding sequence ATGAATACAGCTCCCATCCGTGTCGCAGTCACCGGCGCCGCCGGCCAGATTGGTTACTCACTGTTGTTCCGCATCGCCTCGGGCGCCATGTTTGGTCCGAATCAGCCCGTGATCCTGAACCTCATCGAGATCGAACCCGCCCTGCCCGCGCTGCAAGGCGTCGTGATGGAACTCGATGACTGCGCTTTTCCGCTGCTCAAAGGCATTGTTGCCACTTCCAGCCTGGATGAAGGTTTTCGCGATGTGAACTGGGCCCTCCTCGTTGGCAGCGTGCCGCGCAAGGCGGGAATGGAGCGAAAGGATCTGCTCGGGATCAACGGAAAAATCTTCGTCGGCCAGGGGAACGCGATTCAGAAAAACGCGTCGAGCGATGTCCGTGTCCTGGTCGTTGGCAATCCCTGCAACACCAATTGCCTGATCGCGATGAACAACGCGCGGTCAATCCCAAGCGATCGCTGGTTTGCAATGACGCGCCTCGACGAAAACCGCGCGAAGACGCAACTCGCAAAGAAGGCAAGCGTCGGCATCACTGCCGTCACTAATCTCGCTGTCTGGGGCAATCACAGTGCCACGATGTACCCCGACTTCCACAATGCCAAGATTGCTGGGCGGCCTGTGACCGAAGTCATAGGGCACCATGGATGGCTCGAAAACGAATTCATCGCCACGGTCCAGCAGCGTGGGGCCGCCATCATCAAAGCTCGCGGGTCGTCCAGCGCTGCCAGCGCCGCCAATGCCGTCGTTGACAGTGTCCGCTCAATCGTGACTCCCACGCCCACCGGCGACTGGAACAGCCTCTGTGTTTACTCGGATGGCAGCTACGGCATTGAAAAGGGACTGATCACCTCATTCCCGGTTCGGAGCAATGGGAAGTCCGTCGAGATTGTACAAGGGTTGCCGATCAACGAATTCAGCCGAGGCAAGATTAACAACACCGTCAACGAGCTAAAGGAAGAGCGGTCAATGGTTAGCGAGCTCTTGCCCAAGTAG
- a CDS encoding zf-TFIIB domain-containing protein: protein MNCPACSHPLTQIEIGSLCVDICRGGCGGIWFDTFELQQVDEPEEYVGEALVHVPRDPNVRVDPSRRKECPRCTQMKLKRRLYSPQIAIEVDECPACGGFWLDGGELEHIRLEKGRLEKAAKQPAGMTPEMIRALYRMRTAHRDRL, encoded by the coding sequence ATGAACTGCCCGGCGTGTTCCCATCCTCTGACTCAAATCGAAATCGGTTCCTTATGCGTCGACATCTGCCGTGGAGGCTGCGGTGGAATCTGGTTCGATACCTTCGAACTGCAGCAAGTGGATGAGCCCGAGGAATACGTGGGCGAAGCTTTGGTTCACGTGCCGCGCGATCCCAACGTGCGGGTGGATCCCAGCCGCAGGAAAGAATGTCCCCGATGCACTCAGATGAAACTGAAGCGGCGCCTTTACAGTCCCCAAATTGCGATCGAAGTCGATGAGTGTCCTGCATGCGGAGGGTTCTGGCTGGACGGAGGGGAGCTTGAGCATATCCGCCTGGAAAAGGGACGGCTCGAGAAAGCGGCGAAGCAGCCCGCGGGGATGACTCCCGAAATGATCCGCGCATTGTACCGGATGCGCACGGCTCATCGCGACCGACTGTAA